A stretch of the Streptosporangium sp. NBC_01755 genome encodes the following:
- a CDS encoding DUF6461 domain-containing protein gives MIATPDDYSWFSRERFPELADTYCFTYVRGLTPEELMTRLGVRVEDCSRVTLDELIRRQTFGAVAVGDWVLLVEAYGGLGVTEEIIMPLSAGTRLVSHFYLDVDGMDYFYWIDDGKIRFEFAYQEGYSHWIEDGKIQFMFRHHESYSEEMPDELAEILERIDSPVYPIADPHEGPAFLLAERLTGITMTPQLLEESTYLCGGVPGSR, from the coding sequence ATGATCGCGACCCCTGACGACTACTCCTGGTTCTCCCGCGAGCGCTTCCCCGAGCTGGCCGATACCTACTGCTTCACCTACGTCCGCGGCCTGACGCCTGAGGAACTGATGACCCGGCTCGGCGTCCGGGTTGAAGACTGCTCTCGCGTGACGCTTGATGAGCTGATCCGGCGGCAAACCTTCGGTGCCGTCGCCGTTGGAGACTGGGTACTCCTCGTCGAGGCCTACGGCGGGCTTGGCGTCACCGAAGAGATCATTATGCCGCTGTCGGCGGGCACCCGTCTCGTCTCCCACTTCTACCTCGACGTCGACGGCATGGACTACTTCTACTGGATCGACGACGGAAAGATCCGGTTCGAGTTCGCGTACCAGGAAGGCTATTCCCACTGGATCGAAGACGGGAAGATCCAGTTCATGTTCAGGCACCATGAAAGCTACTCGGAGGAGATGCCGGACGAACTCGCAGAGATCCTGGAGCGGATCGACTCCCCTGTCTACCCGATCGCCGACCCCCACGAAGGGCCGGCGTTCCTCTTGGCCGAGCGCCTCACCGGGATCACGATGACGCCGCAGTTGCTGGAGGAGTCCACCTACCTGTGCGGAGGCGTTCCCGGATCGAGGTGA
- a CDS encoding DNA alkylation repair protein, protein MTETVVAEVVAELAELEDPKIREVNEKHGDDHGVNLSKLRALAKRLKTQQELACQLWKTDDTAARLLAILICRPKAFERDELDVMLREARTPKVHDWLVNYVVKKNPHSEELRRAWSADPDSVVASAGWALTTERVTKKPEGLDLAGLLDVIEAEMKDAPDRLQWAMNHCLAQIGIEHAEHRARAIGIGERLEVLKAYPTSPGCTSPFAPIWITEMVRRQHDK, encoded by the coding sequence CTGACCGAGACAGTGGTGGCCGAGGTGGTGGCCGAGCTGGCCGAGCTCGAGGACCCGAAGATACGCGAGGTGAACGAGAAACACGGTGACGATCACGGTGTGAACCTCAGCAAGCTGCGCGCGCTCGCGAAGCGGCTGAAGACGCAGCAGGAACTCGCGTGCCAGCTCTGGAAGACGGATGACACCGCGGCGAGACTGCTGGCGATCCTGATCTGCCGCCCGAAGGCGTTCGAGCGTGACGAGTTGGACGTCATGTTGCGCGAGGCTCGCACACCCAAGGTGCACGATTGGCTCGTGAACTACGTGGTGAAGAAGAACCCGCACTCCGAAGAGCTGCGCCGAGCCTGGTCCGCCGATCCGGATTCAGTGGTCGCGAGTGCCGGCTGGGCGCTGACCACCGAACGCGTGACGAAGAAGCCCGAGGGCCTCGACCTCGCAGGACTGCTCGACGTCATTGAGGCGGAGATGAAAGACGCCCCGGATCGCCTGCAGTGGGCGATGAACCACTGCCTGGCTCAGATCGGGATCGAGCATGCCGAGCACCGCGCCCGTGCAATCGGCATCGGTGAGCGCCTGGAGGTGCTCAAGGCCTACCCGACTTCCCCGGGCTGCACGTCTCCGTTCGCGCCCATCTGGATCACCGAGATGGTGCGCCGACAGCACGATAAGTAG
- a CDS encoding response regulator transcription factor, with protein MNSAPIRILLAEDEHLIRGALVALLALEEDLSVVAQAATGADTIAMARVFQPDVAMIDLQLPDLDGVTVARMIHEELPGCHTMIVTSHGRPGHLKRALSAGVRGFLPKTVSAAVLVDVVRTIHGGGRYVDPQLAAEAIGAGDSPLTPREADVLELAAEGAPVEEIARRAALSSGTVRNYLSSAAGKIGAANRHEAARIARQYGWI; from the coding sequence GTGAACAGCGCGCCGATCCGGATCTTGCTTGCCGAGGACGAGCACCTCATCCGAGGTGCCCTGGTGGCGCTGCTCGCCCTCGAAGAGGATCTGAGCGTGGTGGCTCAGGCGGCCACCGGCGCCGACACGATCGCCATGGCCCGCGTCTTCCAGCCGGACGTGGCCATGATCGACTTGCAACTGCCCGATCTGGACGGCGTGACCGTGGCCCGCATGATCCATGAGGAGTTGCCGGGTTGCCACACCATGATCGTTACAAGCCATGGCCGCCCCGGGCACCTGAAGCGGGCGCTTTCCGCCGGTGTACGGGGTTTCCTTCCGAAGACCGTCTCCGCCGCCGTGTTGGTCGACGTCGTGCGCACGATTCACGGCGGGGGCCGCTACGTCGACCCGCAACTCGCCGCCGAAGCGATCGGCGCGGGCGACAGCCCGCTCACTCCACGCGAGGCCGACGTGCTGGAACTGGCCGCCGAGGGGGCGCCGGTGGAGGAGATAGCCCGCAGGGCGGCACTGTCATCTGGCACCGTACGGAACTATCTTTCCTCCGCGGCCGGGAAGATCGGCGCTGCGAACCGTCATGAGGCCGCGCGCATCGCCCGCCAGTACGGCTGGATCTGA
- a CDS encoding sensor histidine kinase, with the protein MIGPEVGTLARWVMLAYIALHAITCALLVHAGLNHYLGRRPRPVGLIALTTGLTVVGVVIGTVAYPDAQPGHPDGPASGLVVVLAIAFVTAVSSVVPLSVAMGVLAAAVATKFVVSRIEGAPMSIAVPAAIGLGSLMVAWLLTYRASMWGLKNVWELDHSRKAHARLAVAEERLRFARDLHDVIGRNLSVVALKSELAARLVERGRSGAVDEMREVSKIAHESLAEMRAVVRGYRTADLDMELAGARSVLASAGVRCQVIGDGRSLSAEVQSTLGWVVREGTTNVLRHSEARMCTISLHRSTTGGTDRLTLSMENDGVTGPESPDVHQPTGNGFPGVAERLAALGGSVVTKRKPPDRFRLTAELPLPVATQEETR; encoded by the coding sequence ATGATCGGCCCAGAGGTGGGGACGCTCGCGCGGTGGGTGATGTTGGCCTATATCGCCCTACATGCCATCACCTGCGCGCTGCTCGTTCACGCGGGCCTGAATCACTACTTGGGGCGTCGGCCCCGGCCGGTGGGGCTGATCGCCCTCACCACCGGGCTCACGGTCGTGGGCGTGGTGATCGGGACTGTGGCTTATCCCGACGCGCAACCCGGTCACCCCGACGGTCCGGCCTCGGGCCTGGTGGTCGTCCTTGCGATCGCGTTCGTCACCGCTGTGTCATCGGTGGTGCCGCTCTCCGTCGCCATGGGCGTGCTGGCGGCGGCCGTGGCGACAAAGTTCGTGGTGTCCCGGATAGAGGGCGCTCCCATGTCGATCGCTGTCCCGGCCGCGATCGGCCTGGGCAGCCTCATGGTTGCTTGGCTGCTCACCTACCGTGCCTCGATGTGGGGGCTGAAGAACGTCTGGGAACTGGATCACTCCAGGAAGGCGCATGCTCGACTCGCAGTGGCCGAGGAGCGGCTGCGCTTCGCTCGCGATCTGCATGATGTGATCGGCCGCAACCTGTCGGTGGTGGCCCTCAAGAGTGAACTCGCGGCGCGGTTGGTCGAGCGTGGCCGGTCCGGGGCGGTGGACGAGATGCGCGAAGTGAGCAAGATCGCGCATGAATCGCTGGCCGAGATGCGTGCGGTGGTGCGCGGGTACCGTACCGCTGACCTGGACATGGAACTGGCCGGTGCCAGGTCGGTGCTCGCCTCAGCCGGGGTGCGCTGCCAGGTGATCGGCGACGGGCGCAGCCTGTCCGCCGAGGTACAGAGCACGCTTGGCTGGGTGGTACGAGAAGGTACGACAAACGTGCTGCGGCACAGCGAGGCGCGGATGTGCACGATCTCTTTACACCGGTCGACGACCGGCGGCACCGATCGGCTTACGCTGAGTATGGAGAATGACGGAGTGACGGGTCCGGAATCTCCCGATGTCCACCAGCCGACCGGCAACGGTTTTCCCGGCGTGGCGGAACGTCTCGCGGCGCTTGGCGGGAGTGTCGTCACCAAGCGGAAGCCACCCGACCGGTTCCGTCTCACCGCCGAACTGCCATTGCCCGTGGCTACCCAGGAGGAGACCCGGTGA
- a CDS encoding alpha/beta hydrolase family protein → MMMPDRFSPIFRPRPADSAPREVGSPRRGVTALYRATLASVLGLALVAGPALAGPSVARPALAGTTSAEDGSDLGANQVAPVRLTLPKPTGPLQIGTVSLHLVDRARPDPWVPAKSSRELMVQLWYPAQKAAAYPRAPWLSPKMAEAVLAGVPAGTVRLPVTHGRVGAPVYRGRGPRPVLLFSHGFAADRASSTALAEDLASHGYVVAAIDHTYDAGAVEFPDGQVEIHAASSPPPNFDEQDDPVATKAVAARLADTRFVMDQLTALNRGRVIDAERRSAPKGLRGVLDLSRIGMFGHSLGGATAAATMHADSRVKAGINLDGAMFGPVLQEGLDRPFLQVGSSEHGRGNDPSWAALWARLRGWRLELRLDGTGHTSFTNLQVLLRQHSLGLPPDQVTEMIGKIDGPRSVLIQRIYIRAFFNRHLLGQPSPLLAKPSRRWPEMRFAP, encoded by the coding sequence ATGATGATGCCTGATCGATTCTCCCCGATCTTCCGGCCCCGACCGGCTGATTCGGCTCCACGAGAGGTCGGCTCGCCCCGGCGAGGAGTCACAGCGCTCTACCGCGCCACGCTGGCGTCGGTGCTGGGGTTGGCGCTCGTGGCCGGTCCCGCACTCGCCGGCCCCAGCGTCGCCCGCCCCGCACTCGCTGGAACGACGTCGGCTGAGGACGGTTCTGACCTCGGTGCCAACCAGGTGGCACCCGTCCGGCTCACGCTGCCGAAACCCACCGGTCCGCTCCAGATCGGGACCGTGTCACTCCACCTGGTCGACCGTGCACGGCCCGACCCATGGGTGCCCGCCAAGTCGTCCCGAGAACTCATGGTCCAGCTGTGGTATCCGGCCCAGAAGGCGGCGGCGTATCCCCGGGCGCCATGGCTCTCACCCAAGATGGCGGAGGCCGTCCTGGCAGGTGTTCCGGCGGGAACCGTACGCCTGCCGGTCACGCACGGGCGAGTGGGGGCGCCGGTGTATCGAGGGCGGGGGCCACGACCGGTGTTGCTCTTCTCACACGGCTTCGCCGCCGACCGTGCCTCCAGCACCGCCTTGGCGGAGGATCTCGCCAGCCACGGTTACGTGGTTGCCGCCATCGACCACACCTACGATGCCGGAGCGGTGGAATTTCCGGACGGGCAGGTGGAGATCCACGCGGCGAGCTCGCCACCACCGAACTTCGACGAGCAAGATGATCCCGTCGCCACCAAGGCAGTGGCCGCCCGCCTCGCCGACACACGTTTCGTCATGGACCAGTTGACCGCGCTCAATCGCGGACGCGTCATCGACGCCGAGCGTCGGTCTGCGCCCAAGGGGCTGCGCGGTGTGCTTGATCTGTCCCGCATCGGCATGTTCGGGCATTCGCTGGGTGGTGCCACCGCCGCCGCGACCATGCATGCGGACTCGCGAGTCAAGGCCGGCATCAACCTGGACGGCGCGATGTTCGGGCCGGTCCTGCAGGAGGGACTGGACCGGCCGTTCCTACAGGTCGGCAGCTCGGAGCACGGCCGGGGCAACGACCCGAGCTGGGCGGCGCTGTGGGCCCGCCTGCGAGGCTGGCGGCTGGAACTACGGCTGGACGGTACGGGCCACACTTCGTTTACCAACCTTCAGGTGCTGCTCCGGCAACACTCGCTGGGACTGCCGCCGGATCAGGTCACCGAGATGATCGGCAAAATCGACGGCCCTCGTTCGGTGCTGATTCAACGCATCTACATTCGTGCGTTCTTCAACCGCCATCTGCTGGGACAGCCAAGCCCACTGCTCGCCAAGCCGTCCAGGCGCTGGCCGGAGATGCGGTTCGCGCCGTAG
- a CDS encoding MDR family MFS transporter produces MSSPQLDKLDSPAKPATAVSGRTPAVIRLLVLATFVVILNETIMINAIPRLMSALHITEQTAQWLSTAFMLTMAAVIPITGWFLQRVSTRSAYTTAMGLFLLGTALAAVAPSFEVLLGARIIQASGTAVMMPLLMTTLMQVVPEEDRGRVMGNVSLAISVAPAMGPTVSGVILQFGSWRLLFAVVLPIAAVITWRGLKQLKNVGEPQISTIDWLSAVTAAAGFGGLVYGLSRFEGGDVRVAAAIVAAGLVAIAVFVVRQLSLQKRGVPLLDLRTLRHRTYTVALILMSVAFMAMLGSMILLPLYLQNVRELSALQTGLLVMPGSLAMGLLGPTVGRLFDRFGGRVLVIPGAIGITLALTGFTQVTMTMPFWQLLGLHALLMVSLAATFTPVFTLGLGAVPPPLYSHASSILSTLQQVSAAVGTALVITVMSARADALRAAGATEALANLDGMRLAFIIGAVLSVAVVITALLLPARADSADEIEGTAPASSRGTRPMKPA; encoded by the coding sequence GTGTCCAGCCCACAGCTCGACAAGCTCGACTCACCCGCCAAGCCCGCGACCGCCGTTTCAGGTCGCACCCCGGCCGTGATCCGGCTGCTGGTGCTCGCCACATTCGTGGTCATCCTCAACGAGACGATCATGATCAACGCGATCCCGCGGCTGATGAGCGCGCTGCACATCACCGAGCAGACCGCGCAGTGGCTCTCGACCGCCTTCATGCTGACCATGGCCGCTGTCATCCCGATCACCGGATGGTTCCTGCAGCGGGTGTCCACCCGCAGCGCGTACACCACCGCGATGGGCTTGTTCCTGCTCGGTACGGCGTTGGCCGCCGTCGCGCCGTCCTTCGAGGTGCTGCTGGGTGCTCGCATCATCCAGGCATCCGGGACGGCTGTGATGATGCCGCTGCTGATGACCACGCTGATGCAGGTGGTGCCCGAGGAGGACCGGGGCCGGGTGATGGGCAACGTCTCCCTGGCCATCTCGGTCGCGCCCGCCATGGGCCCGACGGTCTCGGGGGTGATCCTCCAATTCGGGTCCTGGCGGCTGCTGTTCGCCGTGGTGCTCCCCATCGCCGCCGTGATCACATGGCGCGGCCTGAAGCAGCTCAAGAACGTCGGAGAGCCCCAGATCAGCACCATCGACTGGTTGAGCGCGGTGACCGCCGCTGCCGGCTTCGGCGGCCTGGTCTACGGGCTCAGCCGGTTCGAGGGCGGTGACGTCCGCGTCGCCGCCGCGATCGTGGCGGCCGGCCTGGTGGCCATCGCCGTCTTCGTCGTTCGCCAGCTGTCGTTGCAGAAGCGCGGCGTGCCGCTGCTGGACCTGCGCACCCTGCGCCACCGCACCTATACGGTCGCGCTGATCCTGATGTCGGTGGCCTTCATGGCGATGCTCGGCTCGATGATCTTGCTGCCGCTGTACCTGCAGAACGTCCGCGAGCTCAGCGCCCTGCAGACCGGACTCCTCGTGATGCCGGGCAGCCTCGCGATGGGGCTGCTCGGTCCGACCGTCGGCCGCCTGTTCGACCGGTTCGGCGGCCGGGTTCTGGTCATCCCCGGCGCGATCGGGATCACGCTCGCGCTCACCGGCTTCACCCAGGTCACGATGACCATGCCGTTCTGGCAGCTCCTCGGTCTGCACGCGCTGCTGATGGTGAGTCTGGCCGCGACCTTCACCCCGGTATTCACCCTCGGGCTTGGAGCGGTTCCACCGCCGCTCTACTCCCACGCCAGCTCGATCCTGAGCACGCTGCAACAGGTCTCCGCAGCCGTCGGCACCGCGCTCGTGATCACCGTGATGAGCGCGCGAGCCGATGCCCTGAGAGCCGCGGGAGCCACGGAGGCGCTCGCCAACCTCGACGGCATGCGGCTGGCCTTCATCATCGGCGCGGTGCTGTCCGTGGCCGTGGTCATCACCGCCCTGCTCCTACCCGCCCGAGCGGACAGCGCCGACGAGATCGAGGGGACAGCGCCGGCGAGTTCGAGGGGGACCCGGCCGATGAAACCGGCGTGA
- a CDS encoding MiAMP1 family antimicrobial peptide (Members of this family of antimicrobial peptides occur in plants, but also in bacterial genera such as Microbispora, Herbidospora, and Streptomyces.) has translation MKRIALVPVISAAMVAIMGSAAYASQYVAYEGPGFTGRSVVIDRCGPSNIPFHGSYKWYGDGQSGRMYNQPDTQGVMHFELPSNRNAEQRTPVGWKSIFIVC, from the coding sequence GTGAAGCGAATCGCCCTCGTCCCCGTCATCTCCGCCGCCATGGTCGCGATCATGGGCAGTGCCGCCTACGCCTCACAGTACGTGGCCTACGAAGGGCCGGGCTTCACCGGCCGGTCGGTGGTCATCGACCGGTGCGGCCCGTCCAACATCCCCTTCCACGGGTCGTACAAGTGGTACGGCGACGGCCAGAGCGGCCGGATGTACAACCAGCCCGACACGCAGGGTGTGATGCACTTCGAGCTGCCGTCCAACCGCAACGCGGAGCAGAGGACGCCCGTCGGCTGGAAGAGCATCTTCATCGTGTGCTGA
- a CDS encoding TetR/AcrR family transcriptional regulator: MTDEIELPAEVALLWGLRETVRRGRKPSLTVADITRAAVEVADAEGLAAVSMSRIATQLGNATMALYRYVKSKDELLLLMSDAALDRPPDLPDDVDWRTGLTLWARSVLKAQRRHPWTAQIPISGPPLGPNSLWWFDRALHALGDTDLSEEDKVGVVMGLLTFVHGELRLSTDLSRSYAENPQAFGRQYGVALARVVDAQRFPALSKVIAAGVFEGEIPYDEEAEVEFGLGLYLDGVAAFIERRTARQG, encoded by the coding sequence ATGACCGACGAGATCGAACTGCCCGCCGAGGTGGCCCTCCTCTGGGGGTTGCGCGAGACGGTGCGGCGGGGGCGCAAACCGTCCCTCACGGTTGCTGACATCACGCGGGCCGCGGTCGAGGTGGCGGACGCGGAAGGGCTGGCCGCGGTGTCGATGTCCAGAATCGCCACCCAGCTCGGCAACGCCACGATGGCGCTGTACCGCTACGTGAAGAGCAAGGACGAGCTGCTCCTGCTGATGTCGGACGCGGCCCTGGACAGGCCACCGGACCTGCCGGACGACGTGGACTGGCGGACCGGGCTGACGTTGTGGGCACGGAGCGTGCTGAAGGCGCAGCGACGGCACCCGTGGACCGCGCAGATCCCGATCAGCGGGCCCCCGCTGGGGCCCAACAGCCTCTGGTGGTTCGACCGTGCGCTGCATGCGTTGGGCGACACCGATCTCAGCGAGGAGGACAAGGTGGGCGTCGTGATGGGCCTGCTGACCTTCGTGCACGGCGAGCTCCGGCTGAGCACCGATCTGTCCAGGAGTTACGCGGAGAACCCTCAGGCCTTCGGCCGCCAGTACGGCGTGGCACTCGCGCGGGTGGTGGATGCGCAGCGGTTTCCCGCGTTGAGCAAGGTGATCGCCGCCGGCGTCTTCGAGGGTGAGATCCCCTACGACGAGGAGGCCGAGGTGGAGTTCGGGCTGGGCCTGTACCTGGACGGCGTGGCCGCGTTCATCGAGCGCAGAACCGCAAGGCAGGGGTAA